In Feifania hominis, the following are encoded in one genomic region:
- a CDS encoding ABC transporter permease, which produces MTLERFFDTYGLMLLKAIGTHLMYVVVSVSAGFVVALVLGVLLSRVPRLSKVILPVISIFQTIPGIVFIGVLFLWIGMVPLTVFIALGVYAVFPILKNTYVGILSVEDKYKEAARGCGMGKWAILTRVELPLAMPTIIAGVRMSAIYTVSWAVLSTMIGLGGLGEFIYRGINTNNNELILIGALPAALMAIGIGLLIDWIQKKVTPRGLQQGGVK; this is translated from the coding sequence ATGACACTGGAGCGCTTTTTTGACACATATGGCCTCATGCTGCTCAAGGCCATTGGGACCCATTTGATGTACGTCGTGGTCTCGGTGAGCGCAGGCTTTGTGGTAGCTTTGGTTCTCGGCGTTCTGCTCTCGCGGGTGCCGCGGCTGTCCAAGGTGATTTTGCCGGTGATCTCCATTTTTCAGACCATTCCCGGCATCGTCTTCATCGGCGTGCTGTTTCTGTGGATCGGCATGGTTCCGCTGACGGTTTTTATCGCCCTCGGCGTCTATGCGGTTTTCCCCATTTTGAAGAACACCTATGTGGGAATTTTGAGCGTGGAGGACAAGTACAAGGAGGCGGCCCGGGGCTGCGGCATGGGCAAGTGGGCGATTCTCACCCGTGTGGAGCTGCCGCTTGCGATGCCGACCATCATTGCGGGCGTTCGCATGTCGGCGATCTACACTGTGAGCTGGGCCGTGCTGAGTACGATGATCGGCCTTGGCGGTCTGGGCGAATTCATCTACCGGGGCATCAACACCAACAACAATGAGCTGATCCTCATCGGTGCGCTGCCGGCGGCCCTGATGGCAATCGGCATTGGGCTGCTCATCGACTGGATTCAGAAGAAAGTTACCCCGCGCGGGCTTCAGCAGGGAGGGGTGAAATGA
- a CDS encoding glycine betaine ABC transporter substrate-binding protein, with amino-acid sequence MKKTISLLLCVLLLAGVLAGCGSKGDKIIILDGEFAEPELVAEMAKLLIEEHTDLKAEIKDAMSPIYGYNEMNAGKIDLMLSYDGSLLVTFMKKDDSDVPEGMTTYDYANEVAKQQTNVYLLDKLGLNNTYQVAVRQETADKYNLETVSDLVAVADELVFGAEHKFFDEESSIRYKPLCKFYNLNFKEGKSVDLNLKYSAMESGNIDVTVVYATDGLNAKANLKILKDDKGFFPDYNGAILVRKDLFDDYRDKAPNLEEVLNMLGGQFTDESMAQLSYEVDVNGRSPEEVAREFLVEKGLIES; translated from the coding sequence ATGAAAAAGACAATTTCTCTTTTGCTGTGCGTGTTACTGCTCGCCGGTGTGCTTGCCGGCTGTGGCAGCAAGGGCGACAAAATCATCATTTTGGACGGGGAGTTTGCAGAGCCGGAGCTCGTCGCCGAAATGGCAAAGCTGCTCATTGAGGAGCACACCGATCTCAAGGCCGAAATCAAGGACGCTATGAGCCCCATCTACGGCTACAATGAAATGAACGCGGGCAAAATTGATCTGATGCTCAGCTACGATGGCAGTCTGCTTGTCACGTTCATGAAGAAAGACGACAGCGATGTCCCCGAGGGTATGACGACCTACGACTATGCAAACGAGGTTGCAAAGCAGCAGACCAACGTCTATCTGCTCGACAAGCTCGGTCTTAACAACACCTATCAGGTAGCCGTGCGGCAGGAGACAGCTGACAAATACAACCTGGAGACAGTAAGCGATCTCGTCGCCGTGGCGGATGAGCTCGTATTCGGTGCAGAGCACAAATTCTTCGACGAGGAGAGCAGCATCCGCTACAAGCCCCTGTGCAAGTTCTACAACCTCAATTTCAAAGAGGGCAAATCGGTCGATCTCAATCTCAAGTACTCCGCGATGGAGAGCGGCAATATTGATGTCACCGTGGTGTATGCGACCGACGGGCTCAACGCCAAGGCAAACTTGAAAATTCTCAAGGATGACAAGGGGTTTTTCCCGGATTACAACGGCGCAATCCTCGTGCGCAAAGATCTCTTTGACGACTACCGGGATAAGGCACCCAACCTCGAGGAGGTTCTCAACATGCTCGGCGGTCAGTTCACCGATGAGAGCATGGCACAGCTCAGCTACGAGGTGGATGTCAACGGCCGCAGCCCCGAGGAGGTCGCAAGGGAATTTCTGGTCGAAAAGGGCCTGATCGAGAGCTAA
- a CDS encoding DUF4097 family beta strand repeat-containing protein, which produces MRKVLAAAAALLLWTTLLTGCSTTAENWEEKSYQADAGEISQLEIDVRDRKIEVEPSPDGQIHLNYCESDRETYHITEEDGKLVMTVQSGSNQMTFGTSAPLEKRTIRLQIPTDGLSSVSLSTSGEELNISTALTLTDQMTCKTNNADIVFEPLDVGGAIRLEAKNGDITGTVVGGYDDFSITTQVKKGETNLPKSKPEGEKSLAVSVNNGDAQIRFEKAQ; this is translated from the coding sequence ATGAGAAAAGTTTTGGCTGCTGCGGCCGCGCTGCTGCTTTGGACAACACTTCTGACAGGGTGCTCCACAACGGCGGAGAATTGGGAGGAGAAGAGCTACCAGGCGGACGCCGGAGAAATTTCACAACTGGAAATTGATGTGAGAGACAGAAAAATCGAAGTGGAACCCTCGCCTGACGGGCAGATTCATCTGAACTATTGCGAGAGCGACAGAGAGACTTACCACATCACCGAAGAGGACGGAAAACTCGTGATGACGGTGCAAAGCGGCAGCAATCAGATGACTTTTGGCACGAGCGCTCCGCTTGAAAAGCGCACCATCCGTCTTCAAATTCCAACCGACGGGCTGTCGTCGGTGAGTCTTTCCACTTCGGGTGAAGAGCTGAATATTTCCACTGCGCTCACTCTGACAGATCAGATGACCTGCAAAACCAACAACGCTGACATTGTATTTGAGCCGCTGGATGTTGGCGGCGCCATTCGCCTTGAGGCGAAAAATGGGGACATCACCGGGACGGTGGTCGGCGGCTACGACGATTTTTCCATTACAACTCAAGTCAAAAAAGGGGAGACCAATCTGCCGAAGAGTAAGCCAGAGGGGGAAAAGTCGCTCGCTGTATCAGTGAACAACGGGGATGCACAGATTCGTTTTGAAAAAGCGCAGTAA
- a CDS encoding ABC transporter ATP-binding protein: MIEYRKVVKSYNDVEVVRGIDLTIRDGEFVVLIGPSGCGKTTTLKMLNRLIEPNSGEILIDGQNVKQMNPERLRTSIGYVIQQIGLFPNMTVEENICVVPKLLKWDKKRCHERVLELLALVNMPYEEYAKKYPNELSGGQQQRIGVLRALAAEPPIILMDEPFGALDPITRDTLQDEVKALQKRLRKTIIFVTHDMNEAIKMADTIVFMDRGVIQQIAPPEEMLRAPANDTVREFMGKHVASVGHETDLLSADVMRKKIAKVSNKWRTLECVEMMSRLEIDSLIVVDDEERFEGIVTIEAINEHGAPGESVTKILTRDVPTVQTTTPAKEAFEQLLERKSSYLVVLDEQRRVAGIITRTSMSKALASVVWGGKS, encoded by the coding sequence ATGATAGAGTACAGGAAAGTAGTCAAAAGCTACAACGACGTCGAAGTGGTCAGAGGAATCGATCTGACCATCCGCGATGGGGAATTTGTGGTTCTCATCGGGCCGTCCGGCTGCGGCAAGACAACGACACTCAAAATGCTCAACCGGTTGATTGAACCGAATTCCGGCGAAATTCTCATCGACGGCCAAAATGTCAAACAGATGAACCCTGAGCGACTGCGCACCAGCATCGGCTATGTCATTCAGCAGATCGGCCTGTTTCCGAACATGACGGTGGAAGAGAACATCTGCGTGGTGCCAAAACTTCTCAAATGGGATAAAAAGCGCTGTCACGAGCGGGTGCTTGAGCTTTTGGCGCTTGTAAACATGCCCTATGAGGAGTATGCAAAAAAGTACCCCAACGAGCTCTCCGGCGGACAGCAGCAGCGCATCGGCGTTCTGCGTGCGCTTGCGGCCGAACCACCGATTATTCTGATGGATGAACCCTTTGGCGCGCTCGATCCCATCACGCGTGATACACTGCAGGATGAGGTCAAGGCTCTGCAGAAGCGGCTTCGAAAGACCATTATCTTTGTCACCCACGACATGAACGAGGCCATCAAAATGGCCGATACCATCGTCTTTATGGACCGGGGTGTGATTCAGCAGATCGCGCCGCCGGAGGAGATGTTGCGCGCACCGGCAAACGACACCGTGCGCGAATTCATGGGCAAGCACGTGGCGTCCGTCGGGCACGAGACGGATCTGCTCAGCGCGGATGTCATGAGAAAAAAGATTGCCAAGGTCTCGAACAAATGGCGCACTCTCGAGTGCGTCGAGATGATGAGCCGCCTTGAAATCGACTCGCTGATTGTAGTGGATGACGAAGAGCGCTTTGAGGGCATTGTGACCATTGAGGCCATCAACGAGCACGGCGCACCGGGCGAGTCGGTGACGAAAATTCTCACTCGCGATGTGCCGACGGTCCAGACGACAACACCCGCCAAAGAGGCGTTTGAGCAGCTTCTCGAGCGAAAGTCGAGCTATCTTGTGGTGCTCGACGAACAGCGCCGCGTCGCGGGGATCATCACTCGAACAAGCATGTCCAAGGCTCTGGCAAGCGTGGTCTGGGGAGGTAAGTCATGA
- a CDS encoding ABC transporter permease, which produces MEWYRIWEHLYIVLVATGFTVIVGLLLGFVSYWNGVARRIILWSVDILQTVPALAMLGVIMTVFGGSKTTVIIGLVLYSLLPVVRNTYVGLSGVSPAVREAALGMGMSRTYRLFRVELPIAFPVIFTGIRISTVTAIGVAVFGTFVGGGGLGQVIYRGIHTQNMGMILFGTVSLMVMAVAIDGLMSLMEKRLYKHQM; this is translated from the coding sequence ATGGAGTGGTATCGGATCTGGGAGCATCTCTACATTGTTCTCGTCGCCACAGGATTCACAGTCATTGTTGGGCTGCTGCTCGGTTTTGTGTCCTACTGGAACGGCGTTGCGCGAAGAATCATTCTCTGGTCGGTCGACATTTTACAGACTGTCCCGGCCCTGGCCATGCTGGGCGTCATCATGACGGTATTCGGCGGCAGCAAGACCACCGTCATCATTGGCCTTGTGCTCTACTCGCTGCTTCCGGTGGTGCGAAACACCTATGTGGGCCTCAGCGGCGTGAGCCCGGCTGTCCGTGAGGCGGCGCTTGGCATGGGTATGAGCCGCACCTACCGGCTGTTCCGTGTGGAGCTGCCCATTGCGTTCCCGGTCATTTTCACGGGCATTCGCATTTCGACTGTGACGGCCATCGGCGTTGCCGTATTCGGCACCTTTGTCGGCGGCGGCGGGCTCGGCCAGGTGATCTACCGTGGAATTCATACGCAGAATATGGGAATGATACTCTTTGGCACTGTTTCGCTGATGGTCATGGCGGTTGCCATTGACGGGCTGATGAGCCTGATGGAAAAGAGACTTTACAAACACCAAATGTGA
- a CDS encoding GerAB/ArcD/ProY family transporter, which translates to MKRSHFALTPLQLYIVGFTLVISGTVILTNALKITLFPFFAILIGTVFALPVGFLLGAAGSITGGRPLREALTLAVGKPIAVTISVFVSLFSLVAAAGLLQFMTGLVNLLSVVSFPSFITIASVLLVAGYGVHCGFDALGRFSLFGVPLLLAGLVLLNILSSSQFDFRYLLPMVPDWSSLFDGAAVTLLIPFTLPILLINLTGSFPKGKKSTKPLVLSFATGGVFLALVALRDVLVLGSPTVSAAAYPTIAALSVLRIDSVLERIDAIICAAYFIFMMVALIACLCSAVEGFASLTPRIRRPVWTWGLCAVLFVLLFWVRPAPLLNLSVILHLRYLLLAVFLLIPAACFGCLFYGRRKGRL; encoded by the coding sequence TTGAAACGAAGCCATTTTGCCCTCACCCCCCTGCAGCTTTACATTGTCGGCTTTACCCTTGTCATCTCGGGCACGGTCATTCTGACCAATGCCCTCAAGATCACGCTCTTTCCCTTTTTCGCCATCCTCATCGGCACGGTGTTTGCGCTGCCAGTCGGGTTTCTCCTCGGTGCGGCGGGTAGCATCACCGGGGGCAGGCCGCTGCGCGAGGCGCTCACCCTGGCGGTCGGAAAGCCCATTGCCGTCACGATAAGCGTTTTTGTGAGCCTGTTCTCCCTTGTTGCCGCGGCGGGGCTTCTGCAATTTATGACGGGGCTTGTCAATCTCCTGTCCGTGGTCAGCTTCCCCTCTTTCATCACCATTGCGTCGGTTCTCCTCGTTGCGGGTTACGGCGTTCACTGCGGATTTGACGCGCTCGGACGTTTTTCTCTCTTCGGCGTGCCGCTGCTGCTCGCCGGGCTTGTCCTGCTCAACATTCTCTCGTCGTCTCAGTTTGACTTCCGCTATCTGCTGCCAATGGTCCCCGACTGGAGCAGCCTCTTTGACGGTGCGGCCGTCACGCTGCTGATTCCCTTTACGCTGCCCATCCTGCTCATCAATCTCACAGGCAGCTTTCCCAAAGGTAAGAAATCCACAAAGCCCCTTGTACTCTCCTTTGCCACAGGCGGCGTCTTTCTTGCTCTTGTGGCGCTGCGCGATGTCCTGGTTCTCGGCTCGCCGACTGTTTCGGCGGCCGCCTATCCCACCATAGCGGCGCTGAGTGTGCTGCGCATCGACTCGGTGCTCGAGCGCATTGACGCGATTATCTGCGCAGCCTATTTCATTTTTATGATGGTTGCACTGATTGCCTGTCTGTGCTCGGCTGTTGAGGGGTTTGCCTCTCTCACGCCGCGCATCCGGCGCCCGGTGTGGACGTGGGGGCTCTGCGCTGTACTCTTTGTGCTTCTCTTCTGGGTAAGGCCGGCGCCGCTGCTGAACCTCTCCGTGATTCTCCATCTGCGCTATTTGCTGCTCGCCGTGTTTCTCCTGATCCCTGCCGCCTGCTTTGGCTGTCTGTTCTACGGGCGCAGGAAAGGAAGACTGTAA